In Ovis aries strain OAR_USU_Benz2616 breed Rambouillet chromosome 14, ARS-UI_Ramb_v3.0, whole genome shotgun sequence, a single genomic region encodes these proteins:
- the IRGC gene encoding interferon-inducible GTPase 5: protein MATSKLPAVSGEEETTILMAKEELEALRTAFESGDIPQAASRLRELLASSDCTRLEVGVTGESGAGKSSLINALRGLGAEDPDAALTGVVETTIEPSPYPHPQFPDVTLWDLPGAGSPGCSADKYLKQVDFGRYDFFLLVSPRRCGAVETRLASEILRQGKKFYFVRTKVDEDLAATRMQRPSGFSEGAVLHEIREHCAERLRGAGVHDPRVFLVSNLSPTRYDFPLLMSTWERDLPAHRRHAGLLSLPDISLEALQKKKDMLQEQVLKTALVSGVIQALPVPGLAAAYDDALLIRSLRGYHRSFGLDDDSLAKLAEQVGKQAGDLRSVIRSPLANEVSPETVLRLYSQSSDGAMRVARAFEKGIPVFGTLVAGGISFGTVYTMLQGCLNEMAEDAQRVRIKALEEEEEDTQPDVSLEAAGDNGVEKRGSGEGSMEEAPLSTRRKIGLLLKYILDSWKKRDLSEDK from the coding sequence ATGGCTACTTCGAAGTTGCCAGCGGTGTCCGGGGAGGAGGAGACCACCATCCTCATGGCCAAGGAAGAGCTGGAGGCCCTGCGCACCGCCTTCGAGTCGGGCGACATCCCCCAGGCCGCTTCCCGCCTCCGGGAGCTGCTGGCCTCCTCGGACTGCACCCGGCTGGAGGTGGGCGTCACAGGCGAATCGGGGGCCGGCAAGTCGTCCCTCATCAACGCCCTTCGCGGCCTGGGCGCCGAGGACCCCGACGCGGCCCTCACCGGCGTCGTGGAGACCACAATAGAGCCCTCGCCCTACCCGCACCCGCAGTTTCCAGACGTGACCCTGTGGGACCTGCCAGGGGCCGGCTCTCCCGGCTGCTCGGCCGACAAGTACCTGAAACAGGTGGACTTCGGCCGCTACGATTTCTTCCTACTCGTCTCTCCCCGCCGCTGCGGCGCGGTGGAGACCCGCCTGGCCTCCGAGATCCTGCGCCAGGGCAAGAAGTTCTATTTCGTGCGCACCAAGGTGGACGAGGACCTGGCGGCCACGCGCATGCAGCGGCCCTCGGGCTTCAGCGAGGGGGCGGTCTTGCACGAGATCCGCGAGCACTGCGCCGAGCGGCTGCGCGGGGCCGGCGTCCACGACCCGCGCGTCTTCCTTGTGTCCAACCTCTCTCCCACGCGCTACGACTTCCCGCTGCTCATGTCCACCTGGGAGCGCGATCTGCCCGCGCACCGGCGCCACGCCGGCCTGCTGTCGCTGCCGGACATCTCGCTGGAGGCCCTGCAGAAGAAGAAAGACATGCTCCAGGAGCAGGTGCTCAAGACGGCCCTGGTGTCCGGCGTCATCCAGGCCCTGCCTGTGCCCGGGCTGGCGGCCGCCTACGACGACGCGCTGCTCATCCGCTCGCTGCGCGGCTACCACCGCAGCTTCGGCCTGGACGACGACTCGCTGGCCAAGCTGGCCGAGCAGGTGGGCAAACAGGCAGGGGACCTGCGCTCCGTCATCCGCTCCCCGCTGGCCAACGAGGTCTCCCCCGAGACGGTCCTGCGGCTCTACTCCCAGTCGTCCGACGGCGCCATGAGGGTGGCCCGGGCCTTTGAGAAGGGTATCCCGGTGTTCGGGACGCTGGTGGCGGGGGGCATCAGCTTTGGCACCGTCTACACCATGCTCCAGGGCTGCCTAAACGAGATGGCCGAGGATGCCCAGCGCGTCCGCATCAAGgctctggaggaggaggaggaggacactCAGCCCGATGTCAGCCTGGAGGCGGCTGGTGACAACGGAGTGGAGAAGCGGGGATCCGGGGAGGGGAGCATGGAGGAAGCCCCACTCTCAACCCGCCGGAAGATTGGCCTCCTCCTTAAGTACATTCTGGACAGCTGGAAGAAGCGAGACTTGTCCGAAGACAAATGA
- the LOC101108075 gene encoding interferon-inducible GTPase 5-like, producing MRVKTLPSLPCPRSSSPEDGELGVWQPMASEVFQSCLSQCKILELSKDTRALKEAFEAGDLPAVAAKLQSTLHSLENVRLDIGVTGGMGSGKSTFVNAIRGLGDEDTNSACTGVVEMTVDPTPYPHPKYPSVVFWDLPGIGTSAFRADKYFRRVQLFRYDFFLIITSESFTADLAELALEILRHGKHFYCIRSKVDVDITASRSRRPSSFSEERVLNQIRDDCVQRLEAQGLRDPKVFLLSMFELGKYDFHLLEESMVRDLESHKRHAFLVALPNISKPTLERKAASLRQHTWLVATVACGANPRPVPGLPEVACDLHVLTRALEGYRHSFGLDGGSLVRLAEQTGQPLHEILQVLQGPKTKVTEALVAELLGQASGDASAFSQKLLNVPVLGSLASCGLSFATVYRMLRTSLDVAVSDAQSVLVQASLDSPDRKLPDGQWSQPGA from the exons ATGCG AGTGAAAacactcccttcccttccctgtccAAGGTCATCAAGTCCTGAAGACGGAGAACTGGGGGTCTGGCAGCCCATGGCCAGCGAGGTCTTCCAATCATGCCTCAGCCAATGCAAGATCCTGGAGCTCTCAAAAGACACCAGGGCCCTGAAGGAGGCCTTTGAGGCGGGGGATCTGCCAGCAGTTGCCGCCAAGTTACAATCTACGCTTCATTCTCTGGAGAACGTCCGGCTGGACATCGGTGTCACCGGGGGGATGGGCTCAGGCAAGTCCACCTTTGTCAATGCCATCCGGGGGCTAGGGGACGAGGACACCAACTCGGCCTGCACCGGCGTGGTGGAAATGACCGTGGACCCCACACCGTACCCACATCCCAAGTACCCCAGTGTCGTCTTCTGGGACCTGCCGGGCATCGGCACCTCCGCCTTCCGGGCTGACAAATACTTCCGGCGGGTGCAGCTCTTCCGATATGACTTCTTCCTCATCATTACCTCGGAGAGCTTCACCGCCGACCTCGCCGAGCTGGCTCTTGAGATCCTGCGACACGGCAAGCACTTCTACTGCATCCGCTCCAAGGTGGACGTGGACATCACCGCCTCCCGCAGCCGCCGCCCCAGCTCCTTCTCGGAGGAGAGGGTGCTCAACCAGATCCGGGACGACTGTGTGCAGCGGCTGGAGG CACAGGGACTCAGGGACCCCAAGGTCTTCCTGCTGTCCATGTTTGAGCTGGGCAAGTATGACTTCCACCTGCTGGAGGAGTCGATGGTGAGGGACCTTGAGAGTCACAAGCGGCACGCATTCCTGGTGGCCCTGCCCAACATCTCCAAGCCCACACTGGAGCGGAAGGCGGCCTCGCTGAGGCAGCACACCTGGCTGGTGGCCACGGTGGCCTGCGGGGCCAACCCAAGGCCCGTGCCAGGCCTGCCGGAGGTGGCGTGCGACCTGCACGTGCTCACCCGGGCCCTGGAGGGCTACCGCCACAGCTTCGGCCTGGACGGGGGATCCCTCGTCAGGCTGGCAGAGCAGACGGGCCAGCCCTTGCACGAGATCCTGCAGGTGCTCCAGGGCCCGAAGACCAAGGTCACTGAGGCGCTGGTGGCAGAGCTGCTGGGCCAGGCCTCCGGGGATGCCTCGGCCTTCAGCCAGAAGCTCCTCAACGTGCCCGTCCTGGGCTCCCTGGCCTCCTGTGGCCTATCCTTCGCCACCGTCTACCGGATGCTCCGCACCTCCCTGGACGTGGCTGTCAGTGATGCCCAGAGCGTGCTGGTTCAGGCCTCCCTCGACAGCCCCGACCGCAAGCTCCCAGATGGTCAGTGGTCCCAGCCCGGCGCCTAG
- the SMG9 gene encoding nonsense-mediated mRNA decay factor SMG9 — protein MSESGHSQPGLYGMERRRRWKEPGPGGPQNLSGPGGRERDYIAPWERERRDGSEETSTAVMQKTPIILSKPPAERSKQPPPPAAPAAPPAPAPLEKPIVLMKPREEGKGPAATTSASTPEGTAPPPPAAPVPPKGEKEGQRPTQPVYQIQNRGMGTAAPAAMDPVVGQAKLLPPERMKHSIKLVDDQMNWCDSAIEYLLDQTDVLVVGVLGLQGTGKSMVMSLLSANTPEEDQRAYVFRAQSAEMKERGGNQTSGIDFFITQERIVFLDTQPILSPSILDHLINNDRKLPPEYNLPHTYVEMQSLQIAAFLFTVCHVVIVVQDWFTDLSLYRFLQTAEMVKPSTPSPSHESSSSSGSDEGAEYYPHLVFLQNKARREDFCPRKLRQMHLVIDQLMAHSHLRYKGTLSMLQCNVFPGLPPDFLDSEVNLFLMPFMDSETESETPPRAGPGSSPLFSLLPGYRGHPSFQSLVSKLRSQVMSMARPQLSHTILTEKNWFHYAARIWDGVKKSSALAEYSRLLA, from the exons ATGTCTGAGTCTGGGCACAGTCAGCCAGGGCTCTATGGGATGGAGAGGCGGCGGCGCTGGAAGGAGCCAGGCCCTGGCGGCCCTCAGAATCTCTCCGGGCCCGGAGGTCGGGAGAGGGACTACATCGCACCCTGGGAAAGAGAGAGACGG GATGGCAGCGAAGAGACTAGCACGGCGGTCATGCAGAAAACCCCCATCATCCTCTCAAAGCCTCCAGCAGAGCGG TCAAAGCAGCCCCCGCCTCCAGCAGCCCCTGCCGCCCCACCTGCTCCGGCCCCTCTGGAGAAGCCCATTGTGCTCATGAAGCCCCGGGAGGAGGGGAAAGGGCCGGCGGCCACAACGAGCGCCTCAACCCCCGAGGGCACTGCCCCACCACCCCCGGCAGCCCCTGTGCCACCCAAGGGGGAGAAGGAGGGGCAGAGACCCACACAGCCCGTGTACCAGATCCAGAACCGGGGCATGGGCACTGCCGCTCCAGCAGCCATGGACC CTGTCGTGGGCCAGGCCAAACTGCTGCCCCCAGAGCGCATGAAGCACAGCATCAAGCTGGTGGACGACCAGATGAATTGGTGCGACAGTGCCATTGAG TACCTGTTGGATCAGACTGATGTCCTGGTGGTTGGTGTCCTGGGCCTCCAGGGGACAGGCAAGTCCATGGTCATGTCGTTGTTGTCAGCCAACACTCCGGAGGAGGACCAGAG GGCGTATGTTTTCCGGGCCCAGAGCGCCGAAATGAAGGAGCGAGGGGGCAACCAGACCAGTGGCATCGACTTCTTTATTACCCAAGAGCGGATTGTTTTCCTGGACACACAG CCCATCCTGAGCCCTTCCATCTTGGACCATCTCATCAACAATGACCGCAAGCTGCCTCCAGAGTACAACCTGCCCCACACCTACGTTGAGATGCAG TCACTCCAGATTGCTGCCTTCCTCTTCACGGTCTGCCACGTGGTGATAGTCGTCCAGGACTGGTTCACGGACCTCAGTCTGTACAG GTTCCTCCAGACAGCAGAGATGGTGAAACCCTCCACCCCATCTCCCAGCCACGAGTCCAGCAGCTCGTCAGGATCCGACGAAGGCGCTGAGTACTACCCTCACCTGG TCTTCCTGCAGAATAAAGCTCGCCGGGAGGACTTCTGTCCCCGCAAGCTACGGCAGATGCACCTGGTGATCGACCAGCTCATGGCCCACTCCCACCTGCGGTACAAGG GTACTCTATCCATGTTGCAGTGCAATGTCTTCCCCGGGCTCCCGCCTGACTTCCTGGACTCTGAGGTCAACCTGTTCCTGATGCCCTTCATGGACAGTGAGACAGAGAGTGAAACCCCACCTCGCGCAG GACCTGGTTCCAGCCCCCTCTTCTCCCTGCTCCCTGGGTACCGAGGCCACCCCAGCTTCCAGTCCTTGGTAAGCAAGCTTCGGAGCCAGGTGATGTCCATGGCCCGGCCGCAGCTGTCACACACGATCCTCACCGAGAAGAATTG GTTCCACTATGCCGCGCGGATCTGGGACGGGGTGAAGAAGTCCTCCGCCCTGGCAGAGTACAGCCGCCTGCTGGCCTGA